In Helianthus annuus cultivar XRQ/B chromosome 9, HanXRQr2.0-SUNRISE, whole genome shotgun sequence, the following are encoded in one genomic region:
- the LOC118482060 gene encoding uncharacterized protein LOC118482060 has protein sequence MSLNQLSPIAQAELETGTTTRPPKLKGAEDFSTWKTRIQSFFEYADYNLWLSVTAGPHVPTVVRGDAVVPNNDATTFTDEDKALIQRDRRAHAALTMALSTNDCNMFEEHRTANALWNALIEYYEGNEELIESKRDMVQKQYDMFCGVRGESLSDHISRFLNMMTKMKKAGNPVTNRAAIKKLLDSLPKEWSLQCMMIKKEFLNNPNPVTLSDLINTLRAFEMDVNKREMNTAGYQPKATQPSAGLKNVAFLASGGITPQASDLIYANASASASKAPQLVEKTITVDTQALKVSTENVALFNTFLSSYEALMSGELKKEMFTAEDMYQVDPDDMEEMDLKWQMAMITLRLKKFQDKTGKRLGLGKAGFDKSKLRCYNCKNLGHFKRDCPMLKEGNSEATPAAKQITAEENKSNASPSTPKALVVEDYDWSEEITEAKEPVNKALMAKISSESSAKHFEKQTTGIPTGNNDADQGLKGILPSVESGDKAEKDAEKGKDKVQATAMKADASKEKADKDLIPLSVKKMCAMMMETAEGQK, from the exons atgtCGCTAAATCAACTAAGTCCAATCGCTCAAGCGGAACTTGAAACTGGAACCACAACTCGcccaccaaagttgaaaggagCGGAAGATTTTAGCACTTGGAAAACTCGCATTCAATCGTTCTTCGAGTACGCGGATTACAATCTGTGGCTCTCCGTTACGGCCGGACCTCACGTTCCTACGGTAGTTAGAGGAGATGCGGTGGTTCCTAACAACGATGCTACCACCTTCACTGACGAAGACAAGGCCCTCATTCAACGTGATCGTCGTGCACACGCCGCTCTAACCATGGCTTTATCAACAAACGactgcaacatgtttgaagaacaccgaactgctaatgcactctggaatgcattgATCGAGTACTATGAGGGAAATGAAGAACTGATCGAAAGCAAGAGAGATATGGTGCAAAAGCAATACGACATGTTTTGCGGAGTCCGTGGAGAGAGCCTGTCTGATCACATTAGCCGCTTCCTAAAcatgatgaccaaaatgaagaaaGCTGGAAATCCTGTAACCAATCGTGCTGCAATAAAGAAATTGCTTGACTCGCTCCCCAAGGAATGGAGCCTGCAGTgtatgatgatcaagaaggaaTTCCTCAACAATCCTAATCCTGTTACTCTGTCAGATCTGATCAACACTCTAAGGGCATTTGAAATGGACGTAAACAAGAGAGAGATGAACACTGCTGGATATCAACCTAAAGCAACTCAACCTTCAGCAGGACTGAAGAATGTAGCGTTTCTCGCTTCAGGGGGCATTACTCCACAAGCTTCTGATCTAATTTATGCAAATGCTTCCGCAAGCGCATCTAAAGCCCCACAACTTGTTGAGAAAACGATCACTGTCGATACTCAAGCACTGAAAGTTTCAACCGAGAATGTGGCACTCTTCAACACTTTCCTAAGCAGCTATGAAGCCCTAATGTCTGGGGAATTGAAGAAGGAGATGTTTACTGCcgaagacatgtatcaggttgatccagatgatatggaagaaatggatctgaaatggcaaatggccatgatcactCTGAGATTGAAGAAGTTTCAAGACAAGACAGGCAAGCGATTAGGTCTTGGAAAAGCtggttttgacaagtctaagCTGAGGTGCTACAACTGTAAGAATCTTGGACACTTCAAGCGTGACTGTCCGATGTTGAAAGAGGGAAACAGTGAAGCTACTCCTGCTGCTAAACAGATCACTGCCGAAGAGAACAAAAGCAACGCTTCTCCCAGCACGCCAAAGGCTTTGGTTGTTGAAGACTATGACTGGAGCGAAGAGATCACTGAAGCTAAGGAACCAGTCAACAAAGCCCTGATGGCCAAAATCTCTAGTGAATCATCTGCAAAGCACTTTGAGAAGCAGACAACGGGAATCCCAACTGGAAACAATGATGCTGACCAGGGATTGAAAGGTATTCTGCCTTCAGTGGAGTCTGGTGATAAAGCTGAAAAAGATGCTGAGAAAGGAAAGGATAAAGTTCAAGCTACAGCCATGAAAGCAGATGCATCAAAAGAGAAGGCTgacaaagacttg ATTCCATTgagtgtaaagaagatgtgtgcgatgatGATGGAGACTGCGGAGGGTCAAAAATAG